Proteins from one Novosphingobium pentaromativorans US6-1 genomic window:
- a CDS encoding fumarylacetoacetate hydrolase family protein → MKICYFNDGRLGVVEGETVYDVTDVLENLPQHRPPFPRHDVVIANLATLLPKMRDAAADAPRFAVSDVRFDPPVGNPGKVLGAPVNYLAHQQEAEADPSTFAEAQVRRVAEIGLFLKATSSVVGVSEGVTVSFPERRTDHEVELAVVIGKQGRHIAEADALDHVAGYTIGLDMTVRGPEERSLRKSVDCYTVLGPWMVTADEFGDPSNVALSLEVNGEARQDSRTSELLMTVPGLIAFASRFYTLEPGDVIMTGTPDGVGPVVPGDVMQVAIERVGRFDVPVK, encoded by the coding sequence GTGAAGATCTGTTATTTCAATGATGGGCGTCTTGGCGTCGTCGAAGGCGAAACGGTTTACGACGTTACGGACGTGCTCGAGAACCTGCCGCAGCATCGTCCGCCATTCCCCAGGCATGACGTGGTCATCGCCAATCTTGCCACGCTCCTGCCGAAAATGCGTGACGCTGCGGCGGACGCACCTCGGTTTGCCGTGTCTGACGTGCGTTTCGATCCGCCCGTCGGCAATCCCGGAAAGGTCCTCGGCGCCCCGGTCAATTACCTGGCCCACCAGCAGGAAGCGGAAGCCGACCCTTCGACTTTCGCCGAGGCGCAGGTCAGGCGCGTCGCGGAAATCGGCCTGTTTCTCAAGGCGACCAGTTCGGTGGTCGGCGTAAGCGAAGGCGTTACAGTCAGCTTTCCCGAGCGCCGTACCGACCACGAGGTCGAGCTTGCCGTGGTCATCGGCAAGCAAGGCCGGCACATTGCTGAAGCCGATGCCCTGGATCACGTGGCCGGTTACACGATCGGCCTCGACATGACGGTGCGCGGGCCGGAAGAGCGCTCGCTGCGCAAGTCGGTCGATTGCTATACGGTGCTGGGCCCCTGGATGGTGACGGCCGACGAATTCGGCGATCCTTCCAATGTCGCCCTGTCTCTGGAGGTCAATGGAGAAGCCCGCCAGGATTCGCGGACCAGCGAATTGCTCATGACGGTTCCCGGCCTGATCGCCTTCGCATCGCGCTTCTATACGCTCGAACCGGGAGACGTCATTATGACGGGAACGCCCGACGGTGTCGGTCCGGTAGTGCCCGGGGACGTCATGCAGGTGGCGATCGAGCGCGTTGGCCGCTTCGATGTTCCGGTCAAGTAA
- a CDS encoding efflux transporter outer membrane subunit, which yields MKTRSLLAALLAATSLAACAAGPDYVAPTPPPRGDAAFIGARSSAVSTAAVQPGWWRLYDDPVLDALVLDALAANTDIRVAVARIERARASLRGSRSETLPQTAFEGSGTYGRASQARTLPGADREGRTVDAGLSVSYELDLFGRVSRGVEASRADLSAAQEDADAVRVTVVADTVRAYVDAASYAEQLAVAQRTVDLLDRSVRITGARFERGLNQKLDVIRVTQLRDEQAATIPALQAQRDGALFRLATLTGKTPQDLPEAARERTKTPDVRQPIPVGDGRALLARRPDVRAAERRLAADTARIGVATADLYPRITLGGSVGTTAVGATDIFAGGPLRWLLGPLISWAFPNQEAIRARIGEAKADTKADLAAFDGSVLRALEETETALSAYRNALLRKEQLASAREAADRAAQVSIARQSRGQIDALDVLDAQRTLARSEAAYAQASQGVAQAQVDLFRALGGTWQGKANDPAATDLGDAA from the coding sequence ATGAAAACACGCAGTCTCCTTGCCGCACTGCTTGCCGCGACCAGCCTTGCTGCCTGTGCCGCCGGACCCGACTATGTCGCGCCCACACCTCCACCGCGCGGCGATGCCGCATTCATCGGCGCTCGATCGTCCGCGGTGTCGACAGCTGCGGTACAGCCTGGCTGGTGGCGGCTCTACGACGATCCGGTGCTCGATGCCCTGGTGCTGGACGCACTGGCGGCGAATACGGATATCCGCGTTGCCGTGGCGCGGATCGAACGGGCACGGGCCAGCCTGCGCGGATCGCGTTCGGAGACCTTGCCGCAAACGGCTTTCGAAGGGTCCGGGACTTACGGGCGCGCTTCGCAGGCACGGACCCTGCCCGGCGCGGACCGGGAGGGCCGCACCGTCGATGCCGGCCTTTCCGTCTCCTATGAGCTGGACCTGTTCGGCCGGGTCTCGCGAGGGGTCGAAGCATCGCGGGCCGACCTGAGCGCCGCGCAGGAGGACGCCGATGCGGTCCGGGTCACGGTCGTGGCCGATACCGTTCGCGCCTATGTCGATGCCGCCAGCTATGCAGAGCAGCTGGCCGTCGCGCAGCGCACGGTCGACCTGCTCGACCGCTCCGTGCGGATCACCGGGGCGCGTTTTGAGCGCGGGCTCAACCAGAAGCTGGACGTCATCCGCGTCACGCAGCTGCGCGACGAACAGGCCGCGACCATCCCAGCGTTGCAGGCCCAGCGCGACGGCGCGCTTTTCCGTCTCGCCACCCTCACCGGCAAGACCCCGCAGGACCTGCCGGAGGCGGCGCGCGAACGCACCAAGACGCCCGATGTCCGACAGCCTATCCCGGTCGGCGATGGCCGGGCCCTGCTCGCCCGACGTCCCGACGTCAGGGCGGCAGAGCGCCGTCTCGCTGCCGACACCGCGCGCATCGGCGTCGCGACAGCCGATCTCTACCCGCGCATCACGCTGGGTGGATCGGTCGGCACCACTGCCGTAGGTGCGACCGACATCTTCGCGGGAGGACCTCTGCGCTGGCTGCTGGGACCGCTGATCTCCTGGGCCTTCCCCAACCAGGAAGCGATCCGCGCCCGGATTGGCGAAGCGAAGGCCGATACCAAGGCAGACCTTGCCGCCTTCGACGGTAGCGTCCTGCGGGCCCTGGAAGAAACCGAGACGGCGCTCTCCGCCTACCGCAATGCCCTGCTGCGCAAGGAACAACTGGCATCGGCCCGGGAAGCCGCGGACCGCGCCGCGCAAGTGAGCATCGCGCGTCAAAGCCGCGGCCAGATCGACGCCCTCGACGTCCTCGATGCGCAGCGCACCCTCGCCCGGTCCGAAGCCGCCTATGCACAGGCCTCTCAAGGCGTGGCCCAGGCGCAGGTAGACCTTTTCCGCGCGCTGGGCGGTACCTGGCAAGGCAAGGCCAACGACCCTGCCGCAACCGACTTAGGCGATGCCGCCTAG
- a CDS encoding efflux RND transporter periplasmic adaptor subunit has product MNFPAKIDIPDRTFRQASESPERPRKRRFAAIAGILVLVGAGTAWSLLHDTTAEAVAMPVPQVQAANPLVREVTQWDDYVGRFAPSQSVEVRPRVSGAITRIHFKDGEFVRQGQPLFTVDQRPYRAALAEAQADVAAARSALALARSDYDRVAGLSGDEAMAASEVDQLRTRMHSAQAALAAAQARARQRALDVEFTTVRAPISGRISDRRVDVGNLVSGDNNANATLLTTINAVDPIYFTFDASEALFLKARREQEQGHAPARVQVRLQDEADYKWNGRLDFTDNGLDPRSGTIRVRAVLDNPEGFLTPGMFGNMRLAEGAKAKALLVPDDAVQSDQARKVVLTVGQDGTVAAKPVELGPLVDGLRVIRSGLSKEDRVVISNYQAAVTGAKVETRRGMIAADTHTITAPGASVPMASQATLNN; this is encoded by the coding sequence GTGAATTTTCCTGCAAAGATCGACATCCCCGATCGGACCTTCAGGCAGGCAAGTGAAAGCCCCGAACGGCCGCGCAAGCGGCGGTTTGCAGCCATTGCCGGGATCCTCGTGCTGGTCGGCGCCGGAACGGCCTGGAGCCTGCTTCACGACACCACGGCCGAGGCGGTGGCGATGCCCGTTCCCCAGGTTCAGGCCGCCAACCCGCTGGTGCGCGAGGTGACCCAGTGGGACGACTACGTCGGCCGCTTCGCGCCGAGCCAGTCGGTCGAAGTGCGCCCTCGCGTTTCGGGGGCGATTACCCGGATCCACTTCAAGGACGGCGAATTCGTTCGCCAGGGCCAGCCGCTGTTCACGGTCGATCAGCGGCCCTACCGCGCAGCCCTTGCCGAAGCGCAGGCAGACGTCGCCGCCGCACGCAGCGCCCTGGCACTCGCCCGCTCGGACTATGACCGCGTGGCCGGGCTCTCCGGCGACGAGGCCATGGCCGCCAGCGAAGTCGACCAGCTTCGCACCCGCATGCATTCTGCCCAGGCCGCACTCGCCGCTGCCCAGGCCCGCGCAAGGCAACGCGCCCTCGACGTCGAGTTCACGACCGTGCGCGCCCCGATTTCCGGCCGGATCTCGGACCGGCGCGTGGATGTCGGCAATCTCGTCTCGGGAGACAACAACGCCAATGCGACTTTGCTGACCACGATCAACGCCGTCGATCCGATCTACTTCACGTTCGATGCTTCCGAAGCCTTGTTCCTCAAGGCCCGGCGCGAGCAGGAACAGGGGCATGCACCGGCGCGGGTTCAGGTGCGCCTGCAGGACGAGGCCGATTACAAGTGGAACGGCCGCCTAGACTTCACCGACAACGGTCTCGATCCGCGTTCGGGCACGATCCGCGTGCGCGCCGTGCTCGACAATCCCGAGGGCTTCCTGACCCCGGGCATGTTCGGCAACATGCGACTTGCGGAAGGCGCCAAGGCCAAGGCCCTGCTGGTCCCCGACGATGCCGTGCAGTCCGACCAGGCGCGCAAGGTGGTGCTGACCGTCGGCCAGGACGGCACCGTTGCGGCCAAGCCGGTCGAACTCGGGCCGCTGGTCGACGGCCTGCGGGTCATCCGCTCCGGTCTCTCGAAAGAGGACCGGGTGGTGATCTCGAACTACCAGGCCGCCGTCACCGGCGCCAAGGTCGAGACCCGCAGGGGCATGATCGCTGCGGATACGCACACGATCACCGCACCGGGCGCATCGGTACCGATGGCCTCGCAGGCGACTCTCAACAACTGA
- a CDS encoding efflux RND transporter permease subunit, with the protein MRFSRFFIDRPIFAGVIAVIITVVGALAFIGLPVTQYPDIVPPTVTVSAQYPGASAETVADTVAAPIEQEINGVDDMLYMDSQSTGDGKVTITVTFKIGTDLDAAQVLVQNRVAVATPRLPQEVQQLGVVTRKSSPDFLMVVNLQSPNGTFDRDYLSNYALTQVKDKLARIDGVGDVRLFGARDYGMRIWIDPGKAAALDLTAGEIVSALRAQNVQVSSGALGQPPFDTGNAYQIGVELQGRLKTPEQFGDVIVRTDADGRQVRVRDVARVELGAQDYTTNTYLSGKPTVVIAVMQRPGSNALDAAQAVRAQMDELSQSFPQGLEYSVIYNPTEFIGQSIDAVYHTLLEAVVLVVLVILVFLQNWRAAIIPIVAIPVSLIGTAVMLAAVGYSLNNLSLFGMVLAIGIVVDDAIVVVENVERYIEEGMRPIEAARRSMDEVSGALVAIVLVLCAVFVPTLFISGISGAFYKQFAVTISTATAISLLISLTLSPALAAILLRERHPLPADAPRWRRLLQSAADRFNHGFERMSAAYAGLTLRLVRKPLRMMVTYGALIAATVGLFWATPTGFVPQQDQGYFMAAIFLPPGSSLSRTDEATQEVAKRILPVKGLRGAVMFAGFHGPSRTAAPDAAAIYFPFKSFEERKKLGVTYESIMEQAQAAMKGFDKAQVLLLPPPTINGIVPPGGYRMIVEDKDGRGYAELAKAAGAMIAQANQTPELKQVYTLFNLNTPRVYADIDRRKADMLGVPPERVFEALQVYLGSAFVNDFNLLGRTFRVTAQADSPYRGSTADIANLKTRSNSGAMVPIGSVATFEDKTGPYRVVRYNLQRAVEVDGSVAPGYSTGQALTTMERIADDTLPAGYGHEWTGIAFQQTTAGNTAGVVFGMAVLFVFLVLAAQYESLTLPLAIILIVPMCLFAAMLGVDIRGMDNNILTQIGLVVLIALAAKNAILVVEFAKQAEDEQGMSPVEAAVFAARTRLRPILMTSFAFILGAVPLVIAQGAGAELRQALGTAVFFGMVGVTGFGLLFTPTFYVVCRALGERLRRRPSAGPHGNDPLPAPAE; encoded by the coding sequence ATGCGATTTTCCCGGTTCTTCATCGACCGGCCGATTTTCGCAGGCGTCATCGCGGTGATCATCACCGTGGTGGGAGCGCTTGCGTTCATCGGCCTTCCCGTCACCCAGTATCCCGACATCGTCCCGCCTACGGTCACCGTAAGCGCCCAATATCCGGGCGCCTCCGCCGAGACCGTCGCGGACACCGTTGCCGCGCCGATCGAGCAGGAGATCAACGGCGTCGACGACATGCTCTACATGGACTCGCAGTCGACGGGCGACGGCAAGGTGACAATCACCGTCACCTTCAAGATCGGCACGGATCTCGATGCCGCGCAGGTGCTGGTGCAGAACCGGGTCGCCGTGGCGACACCGCGCCTGCCGCAGGAAGTGCAGCAGCTCGGCGTCGTCACCCGCAAGTCCTCGCCCGACTTCCTGATGGTGGTGAACCTGCAGTCGCCCAACGGTACGTTCGATCGCGACTACCTTTCGAACTATGCGCTGACCCAGGTGAAGGACAAGCTAGCCCGCATCGACGGCGTGGGCGACGTGCGCCTGTTCGGCGCGCGCGACTATGGCATGCGCATCTGGATCGATCCGGGCAAGGCGGCCGCGCTGGACCTGACCGCCGGCGAGATCGTCTCGGCCCTGCGCGCGCAGAACGTACAGGTTTCATCCGGCGCGCTGGGCCAGCCGCCTTTCGATACCGGAAACGCCTACCAGATCGGCGTGGAACTGCAGGGCCGCCTCAAGACGCCCGAACAGTTCGGCGATGTGATCGTGCGCACCGATGCGGACGGCCGGCAGGTACGCGTGCGCGACGTGGCCCGGGTTGAACTGGGCGCGCAGGACTACACGACCAACACCTATCTTTCGGGCAAACCGACCGTGGTCATCGCGGTGATGCAGCGCCCCGGATCCAACGCCCTCGATGCCGCGCAGGCGGTTCGTGCGCAGATGGACGAACTGTCGCAGTCCTTCCCGCAAGGCCTCGAATATTCGGTGATCTACAATCCCACCGAATTCATCGGACAGTCGATCGACGCGGTCTATCACACCCTCCTCGAAGCCGTGGTGCTGGTCGTCCTCGTCATCCTCGTCTTCCTGCAGAACTGGCGCGCAGCGATCATCCCGATCGTGGCGATCCCGGTTTCGCTGATCGGCACCGCCGTCATGCTCGCGGCCGTCGGCTATTCGCTCAACAATCTCTCGCTTTTCGGCATGGTGCTGGCAATCGGCATCGTGGTCGACGACGCCATCGTCGTGGTCGAGAATGTCGAGCGCTACATCGAGGAAGGCATGCGCCCGATCGAGGCCGCAAGGCGCTCGATGGACGAAGTTTCCGGCGCGCTTGTCGCCATCGTCCTGGTGCTCTGCGCGGTCTTCGTGCCCACCCTGTTCATCTCCGGAATCTCGGGTGCGTTCTACAAGCAGTTTGCCGTTACGATTTCCACTGCGACGGCCATCTCTTTGCTGATCTCGCTCACGCTGTCTCCGGCGCTGGCGGCGATCCTGCTGCGTGAACGCCATCCCCTTCCCGCCGATGCACCGCGCTGGAGGCGTTTGCTCCAGTCGGCCGCGGACCGTTTCAATCACGGGTTCGAACGGATGAGTGCGGCTTATGCCGGGCTTACGCTGCGCCTCGTGAGGAAGCCGCTGCGCATGATGGTGACCTACGGCGCGCTCATCGCGGCGACTGTCGGCCTGTTCTGGGCAACACCGACCGGCTTCGTGCCACAGCAGGACCAGGGCTACTTCATGGCCGCCATCTTCCTGCCGCCCGGCTCATCGCTGTCGCGCACCGACGAGGCGACGCAGGAAGTCGCCAAGCGCATCCTTCCGGTGAAGGGCCTGCGCGGCGCGGTGATGTTCGCCGGCTTCCACGGCCCGTCACGCACCGCGGCCCCCGATGCCGCCGCCATCTACTTCCCGTTCAAGAGCTTCGAGGAACGCAAGAAGCTGGGCGTCACCTATGAAAGCATCATGGAACAGGCGCAGGCCGCGATGAAAGGCTTCGACAAGGCGCAGGTCCTCCTCCTGCCCCCGCCGACCATCAACGGCATCGTCCCTCCCGGCGGCTATCGCATGATCGTGGAGGACAAGGACGGACGCGGCTATGCCGAGCTTGCCAAGGCCGCAGGCGCGATGATCGCCCAGGCGAACCAGACGCCCGAGCTGAAGCAGGTCTATACCCTCTTCAACCTCAACACGCCGCGCGTCTATGCCGATATCGACCGTCGCAAGGCAGACATGCTGGGCGTCCCGCCAGAGCGCGTGTTCGAAGCCCTGCAGGTCTATCTCGGTTCCGCCTTCGTCAACGACTTCAACCTGCTGGGCCGCACCTTTCGCGTCACTGCACAGGCAGATTCCCCCTACCGCGGCTCGACGGCGGACATCGCCAACCTCAAGACCCGCTCGAATTCGGGCGCAATGGTCCCGATCGGTTCGGTGGCGACCTTCGAGGACAAGACCGGCCCCTACCGTGTCGTGCGCTACAACCTGCAACGCGCCGTCGAGGTCGATGGCAGCGTCGCGCCTGGCTATTCGACCGGACAGGCGCTGACAACGATGGAGCGCATCGCCGACGATACGCTGCCTGCAGGCTACGGCCACGAATGGACCGGAATTGCCTTCCAGCAGACCACTGCCGGCAATACCGCGGGCGTCGTCTTCGGAATGGCAGTGCTGTTCGTGTTCCTCGTGCTTGCAGCGCAGTACGAAAGCCTGACACTGCCGCTGGCGATCATCCTGATCGTGCCGATGTGCCTCTTCGCGGCGATGCTGGGTGTCGACATCCGCGGCATGGACAACAATATCCTAACCCAGATCGGCCTCGTGGTGCTGATCGCGCTAGCGGCCAAGAACGCGATCCTCGTGGTCGAATTCGCCAAGCAGGCCGAGGACGAACAGGGCATGTCACCGGTCGAAGCCGCAGTCTTTGCCGCACGTACCCGTTTGCGCCCGATCCTGATGACCAGCTTCGCCTTCATCCTGGGCGCAGTTCCGCTGGTGATCGCACAAGGAGCCGGCGCAGAGTTGCGCCAGGCGCTGGGCACGGCCGTGTTCTTCGGCATGGTCGGCGTCACCGGGTTCGGCCTGCTGTTCACCCCGACCTTCTATGTTGTGTGCCGCGCGCTGGGTGAGCGCCTGCGCCGCCGTCCTTCGGCCGGACCGCACGGGAACGATCCCCTGCCCGCCCCGGCCGAGTGA
- a CDS encoding D-2-hydroxyacid dehydrogenase family protein: MKIAFLDDFHCAYAETDGVKRLKEIGEVTIFTEPLAGPEALRGYEAIVATRERTKLTADYIARLPDARIIAQTGNHAYHIDLAAAQERGLVIAKATGGFCGAAGELAFGLMMAIMRQIPATDQAMRRGEWPMPMTRVLRGKTLGIVGLGNIGKFVARIAQVFGMRVLAWGSRLTPETAAAENCEYRTLEALMAESDVVSIHATLSPQTTGMISRELLGLMKPTAYLVNTARGAIIDEAALVDVLRAGGIAGAALDVFESEPLAEDHPLRGLPNTVLTPHLGWPTDEMYDQFATAAADAIIDFVNGRDVPQFLPGH, encoded by the coding sequence TTGAAGATTGCTTTTCTCGACGACTTTCACTGCGCCTATGCCGAAACGGATGGCGTGAAAAGACTGAAGGAAATCGGCGAGGTTACGATCTTCACCGAGCCCCTCGCCGGACCTGAGGCGTTGCGGGGCTACGAAGCGATCGTGGCAACGCGCGAACGCACCAAGCTTACGGCAGACTATATTGCCCGTTTGCCCGATGCCCGGATCATCGCCCAGACAGGCAACCATGCCTACCATATTGACCTCGCCGCAGCGCAAGAGCGCGGATTGGTCATTGCCAAGGCGACCGGGGGCTTTTGCGGCGCCGCGGGCGAGCTGGCATTCGGACTGATGATGGCGATCATGCGTCAGATCCCGGCTACCGACCAGGCGATGCGCAGGGGTGAATGGCCCATGCCGATGACGCGCGTCCTGCGCGGCAAGACGCTCGGCATCGTCGGGCTGGGCAATATCGGCAAGTTCGTTGCGCGCATCGCGCAGGTCTTCGGAATGCGTGTGCTCGCATGGGGCTCGCGCCTGACTCCCGAAACTGCCGCGGCGGAAAATTGCGAATACCGTACGCTTGAGGCGCTCATGGCCGAAAGCGACGTGGTTTCCATTCATGCGACGCTCAGTCCGCAGACGACCGGAATGATAAGCCGGGAGTTGCTTGGCCTCATGAAGCCGACGGCTTATCTGGTGAATACGGCTCGCGGGGCCATTATCGACGAGGCGGCCCTGGTCGACGTTTTGCGGGCGGGGGGTATCGCCGGTGCCGCGCTGGACGTATTCGAAAGCGAGCCACTTGCTGAAGATCATCCGCTGCGCGGCCTGCCCAATACCGTGCTGACGCCCCATCTGGGCTGGCCGACCGATGAGATGTACGACCAGTTCGCTACCGCCGCGGCCGACGCGATCATCGACTTTGTCAACGGTCGCGATGTGCCGCAATTCCTGCCCGGGCATTGA
- a CDS encoding class 1 fructose-bisphosphatase: MQPITLTRFLIEQQRREDSACPAELRLLIETVARACKTIAHAISKGALGDVLGSLGSENIQGEVQKKLDVIANEILLDANEWGGHLAGMASEEMETIHPIPNRFPKGEYLLLFDPIDGSSNIDVDLSVGTIFSVLRAPENSAGRDVIEEDFLQPGRHQVAAGYAIYGPQTLLVLTLGNGVYEFTLDREMGAWRMTDGPLQIPSGTKEVAINMARREQWSPEVRRYIDDRVGCEAGPLAGQYNMRWTASMVADIHRILKRGGVFLYPADHRQPGKARLRLLYEANPMSMLIEQAGGRSSDGATSILDARPTSLHQRIGVALGDPEEIAALLSQVA, encoded by the coding sequence ATGCAACCGATCACACTGACCCGCTTCCTCATCGAGCAACAGCGCCGCGAGGACAGCGCCTGCCCTGCAGAACTGCGCCTTCTGATCGAAACGGTCGCGCGGGCCTGCAAGACGATCGCCCATGCCATTTCCAAGGGCGCGCTCGGCGATGTGCTGGGCAGCCTTGGCTCGGAAAACATCCAGGGCGAAGTGCAGAAGAAGCTCGATGTGATCGCCAACGAGATCCTGCTGGATGCCAATGAATGGGGCGGGCATCTGGCCGGCATGGCCTCGGAAGAGATGGAAACGATCCATCCCATTCCCAACCGCTTTCCCAAGGGCGAATACCTGCTGCTGTTCGATCCGATCGATGGCTCCAGCAACATCGACGTCGACCTGTCGGTGGGCACGATCTTTTCGGTTCTGCGCGCGCCGGAGAACTCGGCGGGCCGCGATGTGATCGAGGAAGATTTCCTGCAGCCCGGTCGGCACCAGGTCGCTGCCGGATATGCGATCTATGGGCCGCAGACGCTGCTGGTCCTCACCTTGGGTAATGGTGTCTACGAATTCACGCTGGACCGTGAAATGGGTGCCTGGCGCATGACCGACGGGCCGCTGCAGATCCCGTCAGGTACGAAGGAAGTGGCGATCAACATGGCCCGGCGCGAGCAGTGGTCGCCCGAAGTCCGCCGTTACATCGACGACCGCGTGGGCTGTGAGGCCGGACCTTTGGCTGGGCAGTACAACATGCGCTGGACGGCATCGATGGTCGCGGACATTCACCGTATTCTCAAGCGGGGCGGGGTGTTTCTCTACCCGGCCGATCATCGCCAGCCGGGCAAGGCCCGCCTGCGCCTGCTCTATGAGGCCAATCCGATGAGCATGCTGATCGAACAGGCTGGTGGCCGGTCGAGTGATGGCGCGACCTCCATCCTCGATGCCCGGCCGACCAGCCTGCACCAGCGTATCGGCGTGGCCCTTGGCGATCCGGAAGAAATCGCCGCGCTGCTTTCCCAAGTCGCATGA
- a CDS encoding TetR/AcrR family transcriptional regulator has translation MECSPSTKTRGRPREFDPEEALASALRVFWKHGYEGASMAELTEAMGITKPSLYACFGNKEALFKKALDLYERDKLCYIKSSLEAPTAREVADRLLRGAVRTHCGDIDPQGCLGVISSVACTTEAESIRKDVLARRLSSEEAVASRFEQARAEGDLPDSVEPRALAQFLMTVLQGMSVKAQVGATRAELDAIADTFMAIWPKR, from the coding sequence ATGGAATGCTCACCCTCAACCAAAACACGCGGCCGCCCGCGGGAGTTCGATCCCGAGGAAGCGCTGGCCAGCGCACTTCGCGTGTTCTGGAAGCACGGGTATGAAGGGGCATCCATGGCCGAACTCACCGAGGCCATGGGGATCACCAAGCCCAGCCTCTACGCCTGCTTCGGCAACAAGGAGGCCCTCTTCAAGAAAGCCCTCGATCTCTATGAGCGCGACAAGCTCTGCTACATCAAGAGCTCGCTTGAGGCGCCGACGGCCCGTGAAGTTGCCGACCGCTTGCTGCGCGGTGCCGTCAGGACCCATTGCGGCGACATCGATCCGCAGGGTTGCCTCGGCGTGATCAGTTCGGTGGCCTGCACCACCGAGGCTGAATCGATCCGCAAGGATGTCCTGGCCCGGCGCCTTTCATCCGAGGAGGCCGTGGCCTCACGCTTCGAGCAAGCCAGAGCTGAAGGCGACCTTCCGGACAGCGTCGAGCCACGGGCCTTGGCGCAATTCCTGATGACTGTCCTGCAAGGCATGTCGGTAAAGGCGCAAGTCGGCGCGACCCGCGCGGAACTGGATGCGATCGCCGACACGTTCATGGCGATCTGGCCCAAACGCTGA
- a CDS encoding FAD-dependent oxidoreductase, with product MADPIIIIGAGPTGLTTALSLGMADIPVLVLEAEQQLTHDLRAGAFHPPTIEMLDRLGAAERMFAAGGLPHAHWQLRDRVEGLVADFDLNLLADETRFPYRLHLEQHRLTPILLDLIRTTTPSVEVQFGQRVTAVNPDSDGVTVETASDTFRGRYAIGCEGVRSVVREAMGVNYEGFTWEDRYLATSTSYQLHDLGFAGAGYISDPEAWAAVFHVPDTGPPGIWRIVYPIGPEVDEKQELQPENLQKKLFHILGSANPEPPGGVFPLHYNSIYRVHQRVATCFARDRLIVAGDAAHANNPLGGLGLNSGIHDAVNISAKLIEIWHNGADSVELFDRYDRQRRPIHHKHIQAMSIRNKRMLEERDPVVRRQNLDEQRAIAEDPVRARAYLMETSMINSVREAAEIE from the coding sequence TTGGCTGATCCCATAATTATCATAGGGGCCGGGCCGACCGGTCTGACCACCGCATTGTCGCTTGGCATGGCGGACATTCCGGTGCTGGTGCTCGAAGCGGAGCAGCAGCTGACCCATGACTTGCGTGCAGGTGCGTTCCATCCTCCGACGATCGAGATGCTCGACCGCCTCGGCGCTGCTGAGCGGATGTTCGCAGCGGGCGGGCTACCGCATGCCCATTGGCAATTGCGGGACCGGGTAGAGGGCCTTGTGGCCGATTTCGACCTGAACCTGCTGGCAGACGAAACGCGCTTTCCATATCGCCTGCATCTGGAACAGCATCGCCTCACTCCGATCCTGCTGGATCTGATCCGGACGACCACGCCGTCAGTGGAGGTCCAGTTCGGGCAACGCGTTACGGCGGTTAATCCGGACAGCGACGGCGTCACCGTCGAAACGGCAAGCGACACGTTCCGGGGGCGCTACGCAATCGGATGCGAGGGCGTGCGAAGCGTCGTGCGCGAGGCAATGGGCGTCAATTACGAGGGCTTCACCTGGGAAGACCGCTACCTGGCGACCAGCACTTCCTATCAACTGCACGACCTGGGCTTCGCGGGCGCCGGATATATCTCCGACCCGGAGGCATGGGCGGCAGTATTCCACGTACCTGATACGGGCCCGCCCGGTATCTGGCGGATCGTCTACCCCATCGGCCCGGAGGTCGATGAAAAGCAGGAATTGCAGCCGGAAAACCTGCAGAAGAAGCTGTTCCACATCCTTGGCAGCGCAAACCCCGAACCCCCCGGCGGTGTATTCCCCCTGCATTACAATTCGATCTACCGCGTGCATCAGAGGGTTGCCACATGCTTTGCGCGGGATCGCCTGATCGTGGCGGGCGATGCTGCGCATGCCAACAACCCCCTTGGTGGCCTGGGTCTCAACAGCGGGATCCACGATGCGGTGAACATTTCGGCGAAACTTATCGAGATCTGGCATAACGGTGCCGATTCCGTCGAATTGTTCGATCGCTACGACCGGCAGCGGCGGCCAATTCATCACAAGCATATTCAGGCCATGAGCATTCGCAACAAGCGCATGCTGGAGGAGCGCGATCCTGTCGTGCGACGCCAGAATCTGGACGAGCAACGGGCCATTGCCGAAGATCCGGTTCGCGCCAGGGCCTATCTCATGGAAACTTCAATGATAAACTCGGTGCGCGAAGCCGCAGAAATCGAGTGA